One Pectobacterium colocasium DNA segment encodes these proteins:
- a CDS encoding quinone oxidoreductase — MATRVQFRAYGGPEVLQYVDFTPAEPAAGEVQVENRAIGINFIDTYIRSGLYPVPDLPSGLGTEAAGVVTKVGAGVSVLKVGDRVVYALSGLGAYSEVHNVVAEKVALLPDAISFEQAAASFLKGLTVYYLLRQTYEIKPNEVFLFHAAAGGVGLIACQWAKALGVKLIGTVGSDEKAERAKQAGAWATINYRTENIAQRVADLTEGQKVNVVYDSVGKDTWEASLDSLRRRGLMVSFGNASGPVTGVNLGILNQKGSLYVTRPSLFGYVTNRAELEQASNELFSLIASGAITVDVPQSQKFALSEAQAAHRALESRGTQGSCLLIP; from the coding sequence ATGGCAACACGCGTTCAGTTCCGGGCTTATGGTGGCCCAGAGGTTCTGCAATATGTGGATTTCACGCCTGCCGAACCCGCAGCGGGAGAGGTTCAGGTTGAGAACCGCGCCATTGGCATTAATTTTATCGATACCTATATTCGCAGCGGTCTGTATCCGGTGCCGGATTTACCGTCCGGGCTGGGAACCGAAGCGGCGGGCGTCGTGACGAAAGTCGGGGCAGGGGTGAGCGTGCTGAAAGTCGGCGATCGCGTCGTGTATGCGCTATCCGGGCTGGGCGCGTATAGCGAGGTACATAACGTGGTCGCGGAGAAAGTTGCGCTGCTGCCGGACGCCATCAGCTTTGAGCAGGCGGCGGCCTCTTTCCTGAAAGGGCTGACGGTTTACTACCTGCTGCGCCAGACGTACGAGATCAAGCCTAATGAAGTCTTCCTGTTCCATGCGGCGGCGGGTGGCGTTGGGCTGATCGCCTGCCAGTGGGCGAAGGCGCTAGGGGTGAAGCTGATCGGGACAGTGGGTTCCGATGAGAAAGCGGAGCGGGCAAAGCAGGCGGGTGCCTGGGCAACCATCAATTACCGCACCGAGAATATCGCACAGCGCGTTGCGGATCTGACCGAAGGGCAGAAGGTGAACGTCGTGTATGACTCGGTCGGGAAAGACACCTGGGAAGCCTCGCTCGATAGCCTGCGTCGCCGCGGATTAATGGTTAGCTTCGGTAATGCGTCTGGGCCGGTCACCGGCGTTAATCTGGGGATTCTGAACCAGAAGGGGTCGCTGTACGTCACACGTCCGTCGCTGTTTGGTTACGTCACCAACCGTGCCGAACTGGAACAGGCCAGCAATGAACTTTTTTCACTGATCGCCAGCGGAGCGATTACGGTGGACGTGCCACAGAGCCAGAAATTTGCACTGTCGGAGGCGCAAGCGGCGCATCGGGCGCTGGAAAGTCGTGGCACACAAGGGTCATGCCTGCTGATTCCCTAA
- the dnaB gene encoding replicative DNA helicase, translating to MAEKRPTNKSNEPRDRQMEGLKLPPHSLEAEQSVLGGLMLDNERWDNVAERVVANDFYNRAHRLIFTEMQRLLEMSKPIDLITLSESLELQGSLESAGGFAYLAELAKNTPSAANIGAYADIVRERAVVREMISVANEIADAGYDPQGRSSEDLLDLAESRVFQIAENRASKDEGPKSIDRILEDTVSRIEQLYQRPHDGVTGVSTGYQDLDKKTAGLQKSDLIIVAARPSMGKTTFAMNLCENAAMMQDKPVLIFSLEMPGEQIMMRMLASLSRVDQTRIRTGQLDDEDWARISSTMGILLEKRNMYIDDSSGLTPTEVRSRARRVFREHDGLSLIMIDYLQLMRVPSLSDNRTLEIAEISRSLKALAKELQVPVVALSQLNRSLEQRADKRPVNSDLRESGSIEQDADLIMFIYRDEVYHENSDLKGIAEIILGKQRNGPIGSVRLTFNGQWSRFDNYAGPQYDDE from the coding sequence ATGGCAGAGAAAAGACCCACCAATAAATCGAATGAACCCCGTGACCGCCAGATGGAAGGTCTGAAACTTCCGCCACATTCGCTGGAAGCGGAGCAATCGGTATTGGGTGGCCTGATGCTCGACAATGAACGCTGGGACAATGTCGCCGAACGTGTTGTCGCGAACGACTTCTATAACCGCGCTCATCGTCTGATTTTCACTGAGATGCAGCGCCTGCTCGAAATGAGCAAACCGATCGACCTGATTACGCTGTCCGAATCGCTTGAGCTGCAAGGTTCACTGGAATCCGCCGGTGGCTTCGCCTATCTGGCCGAGTTGGCAAAAAATACTCCGAGCGCTGCTAACATCGGCGCCTATGCCGACATCGTACGCGAGCGCGCTGTAGTGCGTGAAATGATCTCCGTCGCCAATGAGATCGCCGATGCGGGTTACGATCCACAAGGTCGCAGCAGTGAAGATCTGCTCGATCTGGCGGAATCCCGCGTCTTCCAGATTGCCGAAAACCGCGCCAGCAAAGATGAAGGCCCGAAGAGCATTGACCGTATTCTGGAAGATACCGTTTCCCGAATCGAACAGTTGTATCAGCGCCCGCACGACGGCGTAACCGGCGTGTCTACTGGCTATCAGGATCTGGATAAAAAGACCGCAGGTTTACAGAAATCTGACCTGATCATCGTCGCCGCGCGCCCCTCGATGGGGAAAACCACCTTCGCGATGAACCTGTGTGAAAACGCCGCGATGATGCAGGACAAACCCGTGCTGATCTTCAGTCTGGAGATGCCCGGCGAACAGATCATGATGCGTATGCTAGCGTCGCTGTCCCGCGTGGATCAGACCCGCATTCGTACCGGTCAGTTGGACGATGAAGACTGGGCGCGTATTTCCAGCACCATGGGGATCCTGCTGGAAAAACGCAACATGTACATCGATGACTCCTCCGGCCTGACGCCAACCGAAGTGCGTTCCCGCGCCCGCCGCGTGTTCCGTGAACATGACGGCCTGAGCCTGATCATGATCGACTACCTGCAATTGATGCGCGTGCCGTCGTTGTCCGACAACCGTACGCTGGAAATTGCGGAAATCTCCCGCTCGCTCAAAGCGCTGGCAAAAGAATTGCAGGTTCCGGTTGTCGCCCTGTCGCAGCTTAACCGTAGTCTGGAACAGCGCGCCGATAAGCGCCCGGTTAACTCGGATCTGCGTGAATCCGGCTCTATCGAGCAGGATGCCGACCTGATTATGTTTATCTATCGTGATGAGGTTTATCACGAAAACAGCGATCTGAAAGGCATCGCTGAAATCATTCTGGGGAAACAGCGTAACGGTCCGATTGGTTCCGTGCGTTTGACCTTTAACGGGCAGTGGTCGCGCTTTGATAACTATGCCGGCCCACAATATGACGATGAATAA
- the alr gene encoding alanine racemase — MKTATAVINRRALRHNLQRIRQLAPGSQVVAIVKANAYGHGMIEAAHTFCDADCYGVARLSEALALRAAGITKPIVLLEGFFSADDLPLLVEHQLETAVHSPEQLAALEQATLPQPLRVWMKLDTGMHRLGVLPEHADAFWQRLSTCRNVVQPVNIMSHFSRADEPEAGTTERQLACFDAFTQDKPGAQSIAASGGILLWPQSHRDRVRPGIILYGVSPLDNEDAAHFGFQPAMTFTSQLIAVREHHAGEAVGYGGTWTSPRNTRLGVVAVGYGDGYPRCAPAGTPVLINGREVPLSGRVSMDMITVDLGPDAQDKVGDEVILWGPTLPVERIAAHTGASAYELITRLTQRTVLEYVDGE; from the coding sequence ATGAAAACGGCAACAGCCGTCATTAACCGGCGTGCTTTGCGCCACAACCTGCAACGTATCCGCCAGCTCGCGCCTGGCAGCCAGGTCGTTGCCATCGTGAAAGCCAACGCCTACGGCCACGGCATGATCGAAGCGGCCCATACCTTTTGCGACGCGGACTGCTACGGCGTCGCACGCCTCTCCGAAGCGCTGGCACTGCGCGCCGCGGGCATCACCAAGCCTATCGTCCTGCTGGAAGGCTTCTTCTCCGCTGACGACCTTCCGCTTCTGGTCGAGCACCAGCTAGAAACCGCCGTTCACAGCCCCGAACAGCTTGCCGCGCTGGAGCAGGCCACGCTGCCGCAACCGCTACGCGTGTGGATGAAGCTCGATACCGGCATGCACCGGCTTGGCGTTCTGCCGGAACACGCCGACGCGTTTTGGCAGCGCCTAAGCACATGTCGCAATGTGGTTCAGCCCGTCAATATCATGAGTCACTTTAGCCGCGCCGATGAGCCCGAAGCCGGCACCACCGAACGCCAGTTAGCGTGCTTCGATGCCTTTACACAGGATAAGCCCGGCGCGCAGTCCATCGCGGCTTCCGGCGGCATTCTGCTGTGGCCTCAGTCGCACCGCGATCGCGTTCGCCCCGGCATCATTCTCTATGGCGTGTCGCCGCTGGATAACGAAGACGCCGCACATTTCGGCTTCCAGCCTGCGATGACCTTTACGTCTCAGCTGATCGCCGTGCGTGAACACCACGCGGGTGAAGCGGTCGGTTACGGCGGCACCTGGACCAGCCCGCGCAATACCCGCCTGGGTGTGGTCGCCGTCGGCTACGGCGATGGCTACCCGCGCTGCGCGCCAGCAGGCACCCCCGTACTCATCAACGGCCGTGAAGTGCCGCTTTCGGGTCGCGTGTCGATGGATATGATCACGGTGGATTTAGGTCCCGATGCGCAGGATAAGGTCGGCGATGAGGTCATCCTTTGGGGGCCGACGCTACCGGTTGAACGCATTGCCGCGCATACCGGTGCCAGCGCCTACGAACTGATCACGCGCTTAACACAGCGCACCGTATTGGAATACGTCGACGGTGAGTAA
- a CDS encoding amino acid permease yields MDTEQAEGQLKRGLKNRHIQLIALGGAVGTGLFLGIAQTIKMAGPSVLLGYAIAGVIAFFIMRQLGEMVVEEPVAGSFSHFAYKYWGSFAGFMSGWNYWVLYVLVSMAELTAVGIYIQYWWPDVPTWVSAGIFFLLINAINLTSVKVYGEMEFWFSIIKVAAIMGMIAFGCYLLFSGAGGPDASVTNLWQHGGFFPNGVSGMVMAMAVIMFSFGGLELVGITAAEADDPQNSIPRATNQVIYRILMFYVGALAVLLSLYPWGKVVEGGSPFVMIFHALDSNVVATVLNLVVLSAALSVYNSCVYCNSRMLFGLAKQGNAPRALLKVNQRGIPLAALGVSALATAGCVLINYLMPGKAFELLMALVVSALVINWAMICITHLKFRAAKKQARQETRFKSLGYPVTNVICLLFLAGILVIMAMTPGIQISVLLIPFWLLALGVSYVVKKKKSNSATLTANVN; encoded by the coding sequence ATGGATACAGAACAGGCAGAAGGGCAGTTGAAAAGAGGTCTGAAGAATCGTCATATTCAACTGATAGCACTGGGGGGCGCAGTCGGAACCGGGCTATTTTTAGGGATCGCGCAGACGATCAAAATGGCTGGGCCATCGGTACTACTGGGTTATGCGATTGCGGGCGTCATTGCATTTTTTATCATGCGGCAACTGGGTGAGATGGTTGTAGAGGAGCCGGTTGCTGGCTCATTTAGCCACTTTGCCTATAAGTACTGGGGGAGTTTTGCCGGATTTATGTCCGGCTGGAACTATTGGGTGCTGTATGTCCTGGTAAGTATGGCTGAATTAACGGCCGTCGGGATTTATATCCAATATTGGTGGCCGGATGTACCAACCTGGGTCTCTGCGGGAATATTCTTCTTGCTGATCAATGCGATCAACCTGACCAGCGTTAAGGTATATGGCGAAATGGAATTCTGGTTTTCGATCATAAAGGTGGCGGCGATCATGGGGATGATCGCTTTTGGATGCTATTTGCTGTTCAGCGGTGCGGGTGGCCCAGACGCTAGCGTCACGAATCTGTGGCAACACGGCGGCTTTTTCCCGAACGGTGTGAGTGGCATGGTGATGGCGATGGCGGTGATCATGTTCTCTTTCGGCGGGCTGGAACTGGTGGGGATCACCGCGGCCGAGGCGGACGATCCGCAAAACAGCATTCCACGGGCGACGAATCAGGTTATTTACCGCATTCTTATGTTTTATGTTGGCGCGCTGGCGGTGCTGTTATCACTGTACCCGTGGGGGAAAGTGGTTGAAGGCGGTAGCCCATTCGTCATGATTTTTCATGCTTTGGATAGCAACGTTGTCGCGACCGTGCTGAATCTGGTGGTGCTGTCTGCTGCGTTATCGGTTTATAACAGCTGTGTGTACTGCAATAGTCGCATGTTGTTTGGGTTGGCTAAGCAAGGGAACGCTCCGCGTGCGCTGTTGAAGGTCAATCAGCGCGGTATCCCGCTGGCGGCGCTTGGCGTCTCCGCTTTAGCGACGGCAGGATGTGTGCTCATCAACTACCTGATGCCGGGTAAAGCCTTTGAGCTGCTGATGGCGTTGGTGGTATCTGCTCTGGTTATCAACTGGGCGATGATTTGCATTACTCACCTGAAGTTCCGCGCTGCGAAAAAGCAAGCACGGCAGGAAACGCGCTTTAAAAGTCTGGGTTACCCCGTGACGAACGTCATTTGCCTGCTTTTTCTGGCGGGGATTCTGGTCATTATGGCGATGACGCCGGGTATCCAGATTTCGGTGTTGTTGATCCCTTTTTGGCTATTGGCGTTAGGCGTGAGCTACGTTGTGAAAAAGAAGAAGAGTAATTCGGCAACATTGACTGCTAATGTGAATTAA
- a CDS encoding Lrp/AsnC family transcriptional regulator, translating to MYTIDDFDLKILTLLQTNGRLTNQELSELVGLSASQCSRRRIALEQAQLILGYHARLSPNAVGLECLGLIEVRLINHTSEYVERFHQMLGEVDAIIDAYKTTGDADYLLKVAVADLPGLSTLISQILSQNKSVAHLKTSVVLNRLKENGLMMPELPALP from the coding sequence ATGTACACCATTGATGATTTCGATCTGAAAATCCTGACGCTGCTACAAACTAACGGCCGCCTGACCAATCAGGAACTCAGCGAGCTGGTCGGGCTGTCCGCCTCACAATGCTCCCGCCGCCGCATCGCACTGGAACAGGCGCAGTTGATTCTCGGCTATCATGCCCGCTTGTCGCCGAACGCGGTCGGACTGGAGTGTCTGGGATTAATTGAAGTGCGGTTGATCAACCACACCAGCGAATACGTTGAGCGCTTTCACCAAATGCTGGGAGAGGTGGACGCCATTATCGACGCGTATAAAACTACGGGCGATGCCGATTATCTGTTAAAAGTCGCCGTGGCGGATCTGCCTGGGCTCAGCACGCTGATTAGCCAGATTCTGTCGCAGAACAAGAGCGTCGCGCACCTGAAAACCTCTGTGGTATTAAACCGCCTCAAAGAGAACGGTTTGATGATGCCGGAACTGCCTGCGTTGCCCTGA
- a CDS encoding YitT family protein has protein sequence MDNVIPTQKISHTLLEDILAILFGTLLVSFGVILLRQAGALTGGTAGMAFLIHYLTNVSFGVAFFLLNLPFYYLALRRMGWAFTVKTFCAVGLVSLFSDLHPMFVHFDQLNPFYATLFGNIITGIGFVVLFRHKASLGGVNILALYLQDKYGLRAGKLQMGVDVVIVLTSLFVVSIPMLIASILGATILNLIIAMNHRPGRYAA, from the coding sequence ATGGATAACGTTATTCCCACACAAAAAATATCACACACGTTGCTGGAAGATATTCTGGCAATACTGTTCGGCACGCTGCTGGTGTCATTTGGCGTCATTCTGCTACGTCAGGCAGGTGCACTCACTGGCGGCACCGCAGGCATGGCTTTCCTTATCCACTATCTGACCAACGTCTCCTTTGGCGTCGCCTTTTTCCTGCTGAACCTGCCTTTTTATTATCTGGCTTTACGCCGCATGGGGTGGGCATTCACGGTGAAAACCTTCTGCGCCGTCGGGCTGGTTTCTCTGTTTTCCGACCTGCACCCGATGTTCGTTCATTTCGATCAGCTCAACCCGTTCTACGCCACGCTGTTTGGCAATATCATCACCGGAATCGGCTTCGTGGTGCTGTTTCGTCATAAGGCCAGCCTCGGCGGTGTGAATATTCTGGCGCTCTATCTTCAGGACAAATACGGCCTACGGGCAGGAAAACTCCAGATGGGCGTTGACGTTGTGATTGTGCTGACTTCCCTGTTCGTGGTAAGCATACCGATGTTGATTGCTTCGATTCTGGGGGCAACCATTCTGAACCTGATTATCGCGATGAATCATCGCCCCGGCCGTTACGCGGCCTGA
- a CDS encoding aromatic amino acid transaminase has translation MFQNVDTYAGDPILSLMEKFKQDPRADKINLSIGLYYNEQNIIPQLRSVSAAESSLKQPAQSASSYLPMEGLQPYRTAIQHLLFGENHAALEAGRIATIQTLGGSGALKVGADFLKRYFPDSEVWVSDPTWENHIAIFEGAGFNVHTYPYFDGESLGVKFDAMLATLQTLPARSVVLLHPCCHNPTGSDLTTEQWDRVIEVIIQRELIPFMDIAYQGFGLGIEQDAYAIRAVASAGVPALIANSFSKIFSLYSERVGGLSVVCDDADSAQRVLGQLKATVRRNYSSPPNFGAQVVSKVLNDVQLNADWKAEVEEMRTRILSMRQELVSALKNALPNRNFDYLLTQRGMFSYTGFSPEQVDRLREEFGVYLIASGRMCMAGLNHSNVQRVAAAFAAIQ, from the coding sequence GTGTTTCAAAACGTTGATACCTATGCCGGAGATCCTATCCTGTCTCTGATGGAAAAATTCAAACAGGATCCAAGAGCAGATAAGATCAATTTGAGTATCGGGCTCTACTACAACGAGCAGAATATTATCCCGCAACTGCGCTCCGTCAGCGCGGCAGAAAGTAGCCTGAAACAGCCAGCTCAGAGCGCAAGCTCTTATCTGCCGATGGAAGGGTTACAGCCTTACCGTACTGCGATCCAACACCTGCTATTTGGCGAAAACCACGCGGCGCTGGAAGCGGGTCGCATCGCCACCATCCAAACGTTGGGCGGTTCCGGTGCGCTGAAAGTGGGTGCGGATTTCCTGAAACGTTACTTCCCGGATTCAGAAGTATGGGTCAGCGATCCAACATGGGAAAACCATATTGCGATTTTTGAGGGCGCGGGCTTTAACGTTCACACCTACCCGTATTTCGATGGCGAAAGCCTGGGCGTGAAATTTGACGCCATGCTTGCCACGCTGCAAACGCTGCCAGCGCGCAGCGTCGTACTGCTGCACCCGTGCTGCCACAACCCAACGGGGTCAGACCTCACCACCGAGCAGTGGGATCGCGTCATTGAGGTCATCATCCAGCGTGAGCTGATTCCGTTTATGGACATCGCCTATCAAGGCTTTGGCCTCGGGATCGAACAGGATGCCTATGCGATTCGCGCCGTTGCCAGCGCGGGCGTTCCGGCACTCATCGCCAACTCGTTCTCCAAAATTTTCTCACTGTATAGCGAGCGCGTCGGCGGCCTTTCCGTGGTGTGTGACGATGCCGACAGCGCACAGCGTGTGCTGGGTCAGTTAAAAGCGACCGTCCGCCGCAACTACTCTTCCCCACCGAATTTCGGCGCACAGGTCGTTTCTAAAGTTCTGAATGACGTGCAGTTGAACGCTGACTGGAAAGCAGAAGTCGAAGAGATGCGTACACGTATTCTGAGCATGCGTCAGGAACTGGTTTCAGCATTGAAAAATGCGCTGCCGAACCGCAACTTTGACTACCTGCTCACTCAGCGCGGCATGTTCAGCTATACCGGTTTCAGCCCGGAGCAGGTTGATCGTCTGCGTGAAGAATTCGGCGTCTACCTGATCGCCAGCGGCCGTATGTGTATGGCGGGACTGAACCACAGCAACGTCCAACGCGTCGCTGCGGCCTTCGCCGCGATTCAGTAA
- a CDS encoding M48 family metallopeptidase has protein sequence MTQLRYLNGYPPAIVAQVQTLLDQGKLGPWLEKRYPDRHPIQSDKSLYQFVAELKQRYLKNAPAISKVLYDNKQNPIKGTLGTNTFVARVQGGKLKSNNEIRIATLFRDGPEDFLRMIVIHELAHLKEKDHNKAFYQLCCHMDPDYHQLEFDMRLWLNWREISAG, from the coding sequence ATGACCCAACTACGCTACCTGAACGGTTACCCTCCGGCGATTGTTGCCCAAGTTCAAACGCTCCTCGATCAAGGCAAACTTGGCCCCTGGCTGGAAAAAAGATACCCTGACCGCCATCCGATCCAGAGTGACAAGTCGCTCTATCAGTTTGTCGCCGAGCTGAAACAGCGCTATCTGAAAAACGCCCCCGCAATATCAAAGGTACTCTACGACAACAAACAGAATCCGATAAAAGGAACGCTGGGAACCAATACGTTTGTGGCACGCGTACAGGGCGGAAAATTAAAATCCAATAACGAAATCCGAATAGCGACGCTATTTCGTGATGGGCCGGAAGATTTCCTGCGGATGATCGTGATACACGAACTCGCCCACCTCAAAGAAAAAGACCACAATAAAGCCTTCTACCAACTTTGTTGCCATATGGATCCTGATTATCACCAGTTGGAATTTGATATGCGACTCTGGCTCAACTGGCGAGAAATAAGTGCGGGTTAG
- a CDS encoding type II toxin-antitoxin system VapC family toxin — translation MLDTNICSFIMREHPAAVIDKLQQCTLRRDRIVVSAITYAEMRFGAVGKKASPRHMQLVDAFCRRLDAVLPWDSAAVDATTKIKIALAAVGTPIGPNDAAIAGHAISAKAILVTNNLREFERVQGLTLEDWVK, via the coding sequence ATGCTGGATACCAATATCTGTTCCTTTATTATGCGTGAACACCCGGCGGCAGTGATTGATAAGTTGCAGCAGTGCACGTTACGACGTGATCGAATTGTGGTCTCTGCCATCACTTACGCCGAAATGCGCTTTGGTGCGGTTGGCAAAAAAGCTTCGCCACGCCATATGCAACTGGTTGATGCTTTCTGTCGTCGGCTCGATGCGGTGTTACCTTGGGATAGCGCCGCGGTAGACGCGACGACGAAAATCAAAATTGCGTTAGCCGCGGTTGGTACACCCATTGGCCCAAATGATGCGGCCATCGCCGGTCATGCCATCAGCGCTAAGGCCATATTGGTTACCAATAATCTGAGAGAGTTTGAGCGAGTACAGGGGCTAACGTTGGAAGATTGGGTTAAATAG
- the vapB gene encoding type II toxin-antitoxin system VapB family antitoxin, translated as MRIVSVFKNGNNRAIRLPRDMDFEGVNELEIVREGDTIMLRPVKPNWHSFLQEERADADFMTERQDVIEEGRFKL; from the coding sequence ATGCGTATTGTTTCGGTTTTTAAAAACGGTAACAACCGTGCTATTCGCTTGCCGCGTGATATGGATTTTGAGGGCGTCAACGAACTGGAGATCGTGCGTGAGGGGGATACCATCATGCTGCGTCCAGTGAAGCCCAATTGGCATTCATTTTTGCAAGAAGAGCGCGCTGACGCTGACTTTATGACAGAACGTCAGGATGTGATTGAAGAGGGGAGATTCAAGCTGTGA
- a CDS encoding secondary thiamine-phosphate synthase enzyme YjbQ: MWMQYDIRLKPKARGFHLVTDEILAQVTALRQINVGLMQVFIKHTSAALTINENADSTVRQDFESFFNRLVPEDEPYYRHTYEGSDDMPAHLKGSLLGNSLMIPITNGRLNIGTWQGIYLCEHRNHGGSRSLVVTLNGE; this comes from the coding sequence ATGTGGATGCAATATGATATCCGCCTGAAACCGAAAGCCAGAGGTTTCCATCTGGTGACTGACGAGATACTGGCGCAGGTCACGGCGCTGCGCCAGATAAACGTCGGGCTGATGCAGGTGTTTATCAAGCACACCTCGGCGGCGCTAACGATTAACGAGAATGCGGACTCCACGGTACGGCAGGATTTCGAAAGCTTCTTTAATCGCTTAGTGCCGGAGGATGAACCGTACTACCGCCATACGTATGAAGGTAGCGACGATATGCCCGCGCACCTGAAAGGCAGCCTGCTGGGCAACAGCCTGATGATTCCCATTACCAACGGACGCCTGAACATCGGCACCTGGCAAGGCATCTACCTGTGTGAACATCGCAACCACGGCGGCAGCCGCTCGCTGGTTGTCACACTCAACGGGGAATAG